The Saccharopolyspora gloriosae genome window below encodes:
- a CDS encoding SAM-dependent methyltransferase: MGRPGARQERTEDIDVRRPNSARMYDYFLGGSANFEIDREAGRKVIEAMPDTVHSIRANRGFLGRAVRYLVEQGVEQFLDLGSGVPTVGNVHEIAHVLDPSVRVVYVDKEPVAVAHSRQLLGDVKQADIIEADLRDVRGVLDGATATGLLDTARPVGLLMVSVLNFIADYQETTEVVRGYLDGLVPGSYLALSHATAAGLPQETADRVAEVYRNVNPPSYWRSPEQIDALLGGLELVPPGLVAPSHWRPDVPPEVSAERIAYRAGVGELVAR; the protein is encoded by the coding sequence ATGGGGCGGCCTGGAGCGCGACAGGAACGCACCGAGGACATCGACGTGCGGCGCCCCAATTCGGCCCGCATGTACGACTACTTCCTGGGCGGTTCGGCGAACTTCGAGATCGACAGGGAAGCCGGCCGGAAGGTCATCGAGGCCATGCCCGACACGGTCCACTCGATCCGCGCGAACCGCGGATTCCTCGGCCGGGCGGTCCGCTACCTCGTCGAGCAGGGAGTGGAGCAGTTCCTCGACCTCGGTTCCGGCGTGCCCACCGTCGGCAACGTGCACGAGATCGCGCACGTGCTCGACCCGTCGGTGCGCGTGGTCTACGTCGACAAGGAACCCGTGGCGGTCGCGCACAGCAGGCAACTGCTGGGCGACGTCAAGCAGGCGGACATCATCGAGGCCGACCTCCGCGACGTGCGGGGCGTGTTGGACGGCGCGACGGCGACCGGACTGCTCGACACCGCCCGCCCGGTCGGCCTGCTGATGGTCTCGGTGCTGAACTTCATCGCCGACTACCAGGAGACGACCGAGGTCGTGCGCGGCTACCTCGACGGCCTCGTGCCAGGCAGCTACCTCGCGCTTTCGCACGCGACGGCGGCGGGATTGCCGCAGGAGACCGCCGACCGCGTCGCGGAGGTGTACCGGAACGTCAACCCGCCGAGCTACTGGCGTTCGCCGGAGCAGATCGACGCGCTGCTGGGCGGGCTGGAACTCGTCCCGCCCGGCCTGGTGGCGCCGTCGCACTGGCGTCCGGACGTGCCGCCGGAGGTGTCCGCCGAGCGCATCGCCTACCGGGCCGGGGTCGGTGAACTCGTCGCCAGGTGA
- a CDS encoding Clp protease N-terminal domain-containing protein: MSEPLQLANPVRLDDLIDAITNVHSGALDRLSAAVIAADHLGEVSDHLIGHFVDQARRSGASWKEIGAGMGVTKQAAQQRFLPKGGTPDLDPAQGFGRFTPRARNVVLAAQNEARAAGNTEIRPEHLLLGLLAEPGGLAMRAITAHGIAPEAVRRAAAAPLPAGVDEVPDLIPFDGGAKKVLELTFREALRLEHNHVGTEHVLLAMLEQENGGGVLAELGLAKPAVEEHVVAGLAAMAAALDADADPAGD; this comes from the coding sequence ATGAGCGAACCGTTGCAGCTGGCGAACCCCGTTCGCCTCGACGACCTGATCGACGCCATCACGAACGTGCACTCCGGTGCGCTCGACCGGCTCTCCGCCGCGGTCATCGCGGCCGACCACCTCGGTGAGGTCTCCGACCACCTCATCGGCCACTTCGTCGACCAGGCGCGCCGTTCCGGCGCGTCCTGGAAGGAGATCGGCGCGGGCATGGGCGTCACGAAGCAGGCGGCGCAGCAGCGCTTCCTGCCGAAGGGCGGCACGCCCGACCTCGACCCGGCACAAGGATTCGGCCGGTTCACGCCGCGCGCCCGCAACGTCGTGCTGGCCGCGCAGAACGAGGCGCGCGCCGCGGGCAACACCGAGATCCGGCCGGAGCACCTGCTGCTCGGGCTGCTCGCCGAACCGGGGGGCCTGGCCATGCGCGCGATCACCGCGCACGGCATCGCCCCGGAGGCCGTGCGCCGAGCCGCCGCGGCGCCGCTGCCCGCCGGGGTGGACGAGGTGCCCGACCTGATCCCGTTCGACGGGGGCGCGAAGAAGGTGCTGGAACTGACCTTCCGCGAGGCGCTGCGCCTGGAGCACAACCACGTCGGCACCGAGCACGTCCTGCTGGCGATGCTGGAGCAGGAGAACGGCGGCGGCGTGCTCGCCGAGCTCGGCCTGGCCAAGCCCGCCGTCGAGGAGCACGTCGTCGCGGGCCTCGCCGCCATGGCCGCGGCACTCGACGCGGACGCGGATCCGGCCGGTGACTAG
- a CDS encoding acyl-CoA thioesterase, whose translation MVEPAETPPGRADFTVLWPITTRWSDNDVYGHVNNVVHYSWFDTAVNGWLMRATGADIREFPEIGLVVETNCRYLAELGFPDDVEVGVGLERLGNSSVVYRLAVFGNGAAEPASLGRFVHVYVDRETRRPVRVPERIRTALTGLAVLGG comes from the coding sequence ATGGTCGAACCTGCCGAAACCCCGCCGGGTCGCGCGGATTTCACCGTCCTCTGGCCGATCACCACGCGCTGGTCCGACAACGACGTCTACGGGCACGTCAACAACGTCGTGCACTACTCGTGGTTCGACACGGCGGTCAACGGCTGGCTGATGCGCGCCACCGGGGCCGACATCCGCGAGTTCCCCGAGATCGGGCTGGTCGTCGAGACGAACTGCCGGTACCTCGCCGAACTCGGTTTTCCCGATGACGTCGAGGTGGGTGTGGGCTTGGAGCGGCTGGGCAACTCCAGTGTGGTGTACCGGCTCGCCGTGTTCGGCAACGGTGCCGCCGAACCGGCCTCGCTGGGTCGCTTCGTGCACGTGTACGTCGACCGGGAGACCCGGCGTCCCGTTCGCGTGCCCGAGCGCATCAGGACCGCGCTCACCGGCCTCGCGGTCCTCGGCGGCTAG
- a CDS encoding DUF4334 domain-containing protein → MHLDQARARFTALRDQDSGVCPDELDEIWAALDTVAAADVLGAWRGADFATGHRLGRQLIAARWHGKTFHSVLDAKPLICRDADGELFSNVELGGGEATLWDVEFRGEVTATMVYDGRPVLDHFKQVDPNTLMGIMNGRPEQVLDDGRFYYFLLERT, encoded by the coding sequence GTGCACCTCGACCAAGCCCGCGCCCGGTTCACCGCACTGCGCGACCAGGACTCCGGCGTCTGCCCCGACGAGCTAGACGAGATCTGGGCCGCGCTGGACACCGTGGCCGCCGCGGACGTGCTCGGCGCTTGGCGGGGCGCCGACTTCGCCACCGGCCACCGGCTCGGCAGGCAGCTCATCGCCGCTCGCTGGCACGGCAAGACCTTCCACTCGGTGCTCGACGCGAAGCCGCTGATCTGCCGGGACGCCGACGGAGAACTGTTCTCGAACGTCGAGCTCGGCGGCGGCGAGGCGACGCTGTGGGACGTCGAGTTCCGCGGCGAGGTGACCGCGACGATGGTCTACGACGGGCGCCCCGTGCTCGACCACTTCAAGCAGGTCGACCCGAACACCCTGATGGGGATCATGAACGGCCGACCGGAACAGGTCCTCGACGACGGGCGCTTCTACTACTTCCTGCTCGAACGCACCTGA
- a CDS encoding STAS domain-containing protein: protein MSATSTTFGLVPPQASPSGVQQAPDIPAPARGDRPQRRADHHGGALELRLDRPSSDTIVLAVHGEVDTSTVRRLRELLWHRLASCTGTVVLDLSAMTFVNTSGLHLLDQCQRRAEEHDISFRVVRDDQGLLLRLLDLADAHVRFLVHADLRSALSPR from the coding sequence ATGAGTGCGACTTCCACCACGTTCGGCCTGGTACCGCCGCAGGCCTCCCCCTCCGGTGTCCAGCAGGCGCCCGACATCCCGGCGCCCGCCAGAGGTGACCGCCCGCAACGCCGCGCGGACCACCACGGCGGTGCGCTCGAACTGCGCCTCGACCGGCCCAGCTCGGACACGATCGTCCTCGCGGTGCACGGCGAGGTGGACACCAGCACCGTCCGGCGGCTGCGCGAGCTGCTGTGGCACCGGCTCGCCTCGTGCACCGGCACCGTCGTGCTGGACCTCTCCGCGATGACCTTCGTCAACACCAGCGGCCTGCACCTGCTGGACCAGTGCCAGCGCCGCGCCGAGGAGCACGACATCTCGTTCCGCGTGGTGCGCGACGACCAGGGCCTCCTGCTTCGGTTGCTGGACCTGGCCGACGCGCACGTGCGATTCCTGGTGCACGCCGACCTGCGCAGCGCCTTGTCCCCGCGCTGA
- a CDS encoding NAD(P)-dependent alcohol dehydrogenase: MQITAAVVPEPGGEFVLETVALDDPRDDEILVRVTAAGLCHTDLVAKDDPRRREPIVLGHEGTGVVERVGAAVTGIEPGDRVALSYRSCGRCRPCRAGDRPYCEQARRLNSAGRRPDGSPTLTRRGEPVAGSFFGQSCFATHALATADNAVVIGERVDPLVAAPMGCGFQTGAGAVLNALRPDAGSSLAIFGAGGVGLAALLAARSAGVRTIIAVDVQPRRRERALRLGADDALDPARTDVVAAIAQRTGGGVTHALEATGLAAVLTQAVAALGATGVAAVVGLGAAEATLNLRDLLYRGKTVRGCIEGDAVPQRFIPELLELHAAGRFPVRDLVAEYRFADINAAVADQRSGTAVKPVLVW, from the coding sequence ATGCAGATCACCGCAGCCGTCGTCCCGGAACCGGGCGGCGAGTTCGTGCTGGAGACCGTTGCGCTCGACGATCCGCGCGACGACGAGATCCTGGTGCGCGTCACCGCTGCCGGGCTGTGCCACACCGACCTGGTCGCCAAGGACGATCCGCGCCGGCGGGAGCCCATCGTCCTGGGGCACGAGGGCACCGGCGTGGTCGAGCGGGTCGGCGCCGCCGTGACCGGGATCGAGCCCGGCGACCGGGTGGCGCTGAGCTATCGCAGCTGCGGGCGCTGCCGCCCGTGCCGAGCGGGCGACCGGCCCTACTGCGAGCAGGCCCGGCGGCTCAACAGCGCGGGCCGGCGCCCGGACGGGTCACCGACGCTGACGCGGCGGGGCGAACCGGTGGCGGGTTCGTTCTTCGGCCAGTCCTGCTTCGCCACGCACGCCTTGGCCACCGCCGACAACGCCGTGGTGATCGGCGAGCGGGTGGATCCGCTCGTCGCGGCCCCGATGGGGTGCGGATTCCAGACCGGGGCCGGTGCGGTGCTCAACGCGCTGCGGCCGGACGCCGGTTCGAGCCTGGCGATCTTCGGCGCGGGCGGGGTCGGCCTGGCCGCGCTGCTGGCGGCGAGATCCGCCGGGGTGCGCACGATCATCGCCGTCGACGTGCAGCCCCGGCGGCGGGAACGCGCGCTGCGGCTGGGCGCGGACGACGCGCTGGACCCGGCGCGGACCGACGTCGTCGCGGCGATCGCGCAGCGCACCGGCGGCGGCGTGACGCACGCGCTGGAGGCGACCGGGCTCGCGGCCGTGCTGACCCAGGCGGTGGCCGCGCTGGGTGCCACCGGCGTGGCCGCCGTGGTCGGGCTCGGGGCGGCGGAAGCAACGCTGAACCTGCGCGACCTGCTCTACCGCGGCAAGACCGTCCGCGGCTGCATCGAAGGCGACGCGGTGCCGCAGCGGTTCATCCCGGAACTGCTGGAGCTGCACGCCGCCGGGCGGTTCCCCGTGCGGGACCTCGTCGCGGAGTACCGCTTCGCCGACATCAACGCGGCGGTCGCCGACCAGCGCTCCGGGACGGCGGTGAAGCCCGTGCTCGTCTGGTGA
- a CDS encoding TetR family transcriptional regulator, which translates to MRAAGHATRERILAAATAEFAARGVAGARINRIATEARASKDRLYAYFPSKQALFDEVVRQWVVDVDERTAVRGDDVAGYVGRLFDHYLDNPQSARLQAWIDLDEPERLAADDLRLTALRPKIDAIRQGQADGHVDASWHPADLLIVLLGIARSMALSALAVGKIDGGPRGRDAAGIRRAAVLAAQRVAEPSSTEG; encoded by the coding sequence ATGCGCGCAGCAGGACATGCCACGCGGGAGCGGATTCTCGCCGCCGCCACCGCCGAGTTCGCCGCCCGCGGTGTCGCCGGGGCCCGGATCAACCGAATCGCGACCGAGGCGCGCGCCAGCAAGGACCGGCTCTACGCGTACTTCCCCAGCAAGCAGGCGTTGTTCGACGAGGTCGTCCGGCAGTGGGTCGTCGACGTCGACGAGCGGACCGCGGTGCGCGGCGACGACGTTGCGGGCTACGTGGGCAGGTTGTTCGACCACTACCTGGACAACCCGCAGAGCGCCCGGCTGCAGGCGTGGATCGACCTGGACGAGCCCGAGCGGCTGGCGGCGGACGACCTGCGGCTGACCGCGCTGCGCCCGAAGATCGACGCGATCCGGCAGGGGCAGGCCGACGGGCACGTCGATGCCTCCTGGCATCCGGCGGACCTGCTCATCGTGCTGCTGGGGATCGCGCGGTCGATGGCGCTGTCGGCTCTGGCGGTCGGCAAGATCGACGGCGGCCCACGGGGTCGGGACGCAGCGGGGATCCGGCGGGCGGCGGTGCTCGCCGCGCAGCGAGTGGCCGAGCCATCGTCAACCGAAGGTTGA